Proteins from a single region of Ziziphus jujuba cultivar Dongzao chromosome 1, ASM3175591v1:
- the LOC107426459 gene encoding UPF0057 membrane protein At2g24040: MPSRCEICCEILIAILLPPVGVCLRHGCCSVEFCICLLLTILGYIPGIIYALYAIVFVDRDEYFDEYRRPLYYSA, from the exons ATGCCTAGTCGCTGTGAAATCTGCTGCGAGATACTCATCGCCATCTTGCTTCCTCCGGTGGGGGTTTGCTTGAGACACGGTTGCTGCagt GTTGAGTTTTGCATATGTTTGTTGCTGACTATACTAGGTTATATTCCGGGCATAATCTACGCTCTTTATGCAATTGTGTTCGTCGATCGCGATGAGTACTTTGATGAATATCGCCGTCCCCTTTACTACTCTGCGTGA